TAATACTAATAATCCAGATGCAACTTTTGAATACAAACtttataataaaaatattttgataaAGTTAGTTAGATTGACTCCCAACAAGCGCACAATGACATTTGAATTCAGATGGGGAAGTATGTTGACCCAGACACGagataagagcctgtttggatgggcttatgcctataagctgttttagataagctaagtcaaataggCCTAATTATTAAATCGAACAGAAAGGTGTGGCATAGCGATAAAGTGATGAAATTTGTGGGAGACTAGAGTTTAGGTCCCAGCAGATAAAATCACTACGTAATTACTTCCCATCTGCCAGAGCCTTGATATACAAAGTTATTCGGTGAGAGATAGCAGGTACTTGGTGGAGTATTCTGTGGGTAGAATCATTCGGTAGTCCGATACATGTGGTCGTTAGAGGTAGTGTGTGCTCGGTGGAATAGTCTAGATGCATACAAAGGTGGCATTTGACACCACAGTTATAAAAAAATGAACTAGTTCTTCCTCAGGAACATAGATGATTAGAATCAAtcgagagcagccatggatggTGTAGGCATAGCAATCAGATGGCATAAATTTACATTTCAAAGAAGCAACTGAACCCTATCAACATAGAGGTTGCAGTCACTCACTTTGAGACATCAAAACTGCTTACAAAGTGGAAGGGAAACGTTTTAGAATTTACATGAATCTAGTTGTCATTTGACATGGTTACCTTTTGTAACTACTGATACTATGACAACCACATCATCGCGCTTCCCACCAGTATATCCAACATATCCAGCTGCTTGAGCTGCATCAGCAAATGGACTTCTCCCTGAAGCAGAACTACCCACTTCTAGCACCCTTGTCGCCAAAATCTCCGCAAtttcctaatttttttttaaaaaagagacCAAATAAAGACCATCGCATTACATACTAGAAATGTGATAAAATAACATTATGGATTTTGGACGGGTGTTTCTAAGCTGATTCTGGAAGTTTGCAGGTTGGTAAGGAGCTCGGATACTTGCATAACCAAGGCGAGGCTAGTGCTATCCATGCTGTGACAGAAATATCCAAATCTGAACCGCTTGGTAGAACAATTTAACAAGAATTAAACAATATTTTCCAGTAAAATAAGGATCTTCTCCTTGTCTATAGCTATAGCTGGAACCCCCACCTCTAGACCTTATGGTCTTAAGTTCCAACCCAAATCCAACAATGCACTTCTTGTCCATCTAGCCAGCAAAAGAAGACGGAAGATCTGGGCAGTTTTATTATAACAGTAGCAAAGTGGAACCCTCAAGCTCCAGACATCTCCAACTCCTAATCTACCCTTCCTCTGGCACAGGAAGAAGAACTGCACCCTCTCATTCACTTACTATAGGCCGAGCAGCATAGATTCATCTTAATTTTATTGAAAAAGAGACATAAGTCATGCGTTCGAGCTAAAGCCTTTGCTTTTATTCGCTATGTAAATAGACGACCACTAACCATCTTGACTCTATGATCCTGGAATTGCATCCATTATATATTGCTCTAAGAGCAAGTTGTCCCCTTCAGCTAACAcccaaaaaataagaaaacacCAGTACCATTTCATAGAAGGTAAGACGAGAAAATATAAACAAAAATAGCATTGGCACCTGAAGACTTTTGTCAGCTTTCAGTGACCTTGAGACGATTGACACTATTTCTTGATCATATAAGTTGTCAAATAGTGCATCAGTTGCAGTGACAATGATGTCCCCCTCATCTAACTCTATCTTGTATTCCTGAAACATAAGGTGCAACACATAAGAAATGGAGAAATTTGTGAATACAAGCTTGGACACATTTCTTAGACGGATGGCTCATTAAACAAGTGCACATTCATACCTCCAGAAGTGGAGATGGATCATCACCTTTTTCAATTTGTATGGGCAAATTGAATTCATGAAGCATGGGTGATGACTTCCTATAAACACTGCCATTCCTTAGTACGATAAATCCAGAGTCTCCAATATTAGCCACATGAAGAGCCTGTTAACAATAAATTTCATTTCAAAACAAGTTCATGAGTGAGCGCTTGTAATTATTTAATCATGATTTTTTTCTGGCGTATAAGCACATTGAAGGACTGGACGACTATTCAAGTATCATGTCAGCAACATGTATCCTTGGCAAAGCTTTCTCACTGTATATAGCATAAATAACTTCCTAGTACTCTTATCTTGCTAATAATGTACACATATGCTAATGATATATTTTAAATGAAAATTATTAACAAGTTTTTGAATTAAAAGAACATGACATATCAAAGTTAAAATGACGCTGATTGTTACTGCAGAAAGCAAGAAAAGGAAAGATCCTGGTGCTATAAAGACTTCAAATCGAGACTTCTGCTAAATTCAGTCATATGTCAATCCATTATGAAGAGTATACATATATAAAGGTGTGTGAGCTATATGTGCATGCCTTTGTTTTCAGGAAGGTATCATAAGTTGAGGTGTCGTATAGCATAAGACAGACATCCTAAATTGGTAGTGAAAATACCTTTCCATCAAAACGAGCAATCAAGACTGTTGAAGATCCAGGAGAATCTGTTGCTGTAACACTCAGATTAAGGACTTGCTTAGGGTCATTTATTAAATCCTCGTCGCATTGAGAAACAATGAATTCACTATTTTGCATGAGTTCCTGGGCATATACTCCTGGATCACTCCCTGAGAAATAAAAGGCACATTCTCTTAAAATCGAAAATACTTCGGGACTTAATTGCCATTGAGTTAGAAAATATACACTAGGTGCCTCTAAACTTCTAAATCCCATGGAAGTTAAGACGATACAGGTGCCACGCACGATAGAAAAATGAGTCAGAGAGCAAATTACCTTCCAATGACCAGGAACCAACTCCATCGGCTACCCCTAACCACTTCCCAGAAGCAACAAAGTATGCTTCATGTCCACCTGTCAATGCCTggtttatttaattatttttctaattacttactcataaatcatgATCTTTTACTGGCTAGAAGAATATAATAACCAATATCTTCCGAAAAATATTCCAAATTCAATTTTATTGTATAAACATTTACTTCGTTTTGAAATTCATATCAATTCAACCTCATGACTAAGTGGTCACTTTTAACTTCAAGAATTGAAAGTTAaatgaaaggcatatttgaaataCCTTGGATGGATATTGCAGTAAAGTAGTACCAGAAAACAGAATTAGTTCTGCTGCAGATGGTGTAGCTTCCTTGCTGTTGAAAATGAGAGATAATTGGACATTAGATGCATTATTACTTGTCCAAAGTAAATTTAAGTACATTGCCTTGTGAATCTTTTATGACGTATTGACCCCTCAAGTGTAAGATATCAGATATATCAATTTGTATTCAGAAGAGGGGGGAAGCAATTTTGCCAAAATAAACTGCTCCTATTTGTTAAGGGATTTAACATGTGTGTTGCTCTAGAAAAGCACACTATTATAGTACTAAAGAAACATGTAAACAAAATAACTCTAACCTCGCCAATCTTTAACGAGTTTAGCAACATATGTATCTAGAGAACTTAGAATATGTATACATTCTATGTCCAAGAAAAATAAAACAATTGTGGTAACTCTAGAATCAGGAAGATCCAAGATATTAGCAAGATACCTGTTGCCTAAGACTTCTGAAGATTTATCCTCAATCACTTCATGACCAGACACTTCCATGATCTCACTGTTTGCTACATCTTCTTCTCTTTCCGCTTCCAAGGATAAGCTAGGTAAACTTCCATCTGGCTGagaaaaatatagaaaagaataaATTATAGATGCAGTGTGCTAGAAGAACCAGTTCATTTGCTCCTAAACAAAACATTCAAGCATGTAATTATCTGAAGAGGTGTACATGGAGTCTTTCAAGTACCTAAAATGTGCTAACCAAATGATTAGGACAGTGATCAATGTTAAAGTAGTGTAAGATGGCTAACTACTCGGTCAATGAGAGAGCATCGAATATGAGAAATATTAACCAGGTAATTATTGATTAAAAGAATAAGTTATAAAGCACAATTAAAGTGAAAGTTAACAACTGAAGTAAAAGTTTGCTACAACCAGGTTTTGACCAACCAGTGTGTGTGGCAGTCACCCAACTCGCATACCACTAGCAACGGAAAAGAAAAAAGACCACTGTGTTGGGAACTAGAGAAAGAAGCGAAAGCTATTACCCTTTTTTGTTTAGCTTGTATAAAAGAGAAGAGAGATGCTAAAGAGTTTCACCAATAGCAGCTTCTTTGATGACACATATCCATCATAGCTTAGTACCTATGTCACTCTGATATCATATATTAATGTGATTTCACAGTTGCAATATACGTTCCATCTAGGACAGTGTTCTGCTGAGATTAAAAAAAACTATGTCTTATGCTACTTAAGTATGAGAATTCCCAACTAAAGGTTAAAAGAACAGCAATGATGAAATTATAATTTGTGATTCTTAAATCATCACTGCATCGGGGGGAAATAATAAAGTTCTCAAGAGCCAATTAACTAAATGCTGCACGCCAACAAACCTGTAATAGCATCTAAATACAAATTTACCATATCTAATTGAGCTTGAAGATCAGTCTTATGGTAGCTAAACTCAGAGGGAAATATTTCAAAGGAGCATATTACATCCATAACTAGAACAAATAAGAATATAATGTATTTGCTGTTCTAAATTTGGGAATAGCCACATATTGCACGATATACACCATTCGATAATAAATGCCTATTTTATAATAGACAATCACAACATTGAATTGTTGACCATGAGTCCTGACTAATGAATTTGGGTGACTTCATCTAATTGCACAATAAGATTACCCTATGCATGAAGAAGGAGCAACCAATGCCCTATAGTGCGCACATAGTTTACCATGTCAAACATAATTGATAGGTCGATAGAACTCACCGGTAATGGACTTTCGTTTTCATTAGACTCTGATATTAAGTTTTGATCGACTTCCTCAACAAGAATTGGTTCAGCCTCCAACTCAGGAGACACAGACATTGCTTCAATCACATTAGTCTCAGCACTATCCTTTAAGGTGCTATCTTGGGCAGCCTGATTCTCTGTTTCTACAGACAAATTACTCAGCTCGGTTTTATCATCATTTTCGAAATTAAGGACTTCGGTACACTGGTCTTCAGCATCCATAGACAAATGCTTAATGTCAGCATTCTCTGGACTAATTTCGTCAACAACAGTTTCAGTATTCCCCACATTATTTTCCCCAGGAGCACTCTCTACGGGCTCTTCCATTACAGGATCAATATTTTCAGATATTTGTTCTGTCTGTTGGACAATCTCCATATCATCATCCGCTGCCTCAATTACAGTTGAAATCTCACCATTTTCCATCAAATGAGTTGAATAATCAGGGCATTCCTTGTCACCACCATTCTCTATCAATTGACTTGAACCATCTTCCAACTCGGATTCTTCAACTTCAGTAGTGtttaccgagtcagagtattcagaCATAGATGCAGGTGAACTTAAAAGAGGTGTTCTGTCATCATCCAATTCTTCAAATGATTCATCACTTGATTGACCCTTCACTTCTTCCTCAACTTCCAAAGAAGGAATAGAATTCTCAGGAGGTGGAACTGAAGCTTCACTATCATCTTTCCTTTCGAGAATCTCCTCAACATGTTCTGCATTCTCAATCTTGACCTCATTTTCTGATTCATCTTGAATTCCTACACTTGAAATTGAAGCAATATAATCCTTGGAATCTTCCAGAAAATTTTCACTCAATCCAGTCTCTCTTTCCACACAATCATTACTTTTGCTGTTAGTCACTACTGATTCAGAAGCCACAGACACAGCCTGACCTTTGGCTTCTCTATCTACTTCCTGGACAATGACTTCACTCTCATTATCACCATCAAAAACTTTCACCACACTAAATTTCCCCTCATTATCCCTTTCCACCTCTTCAACCCCCAAAATGGTTTCCTCCAATTCATCTTCTTTCGCTACCTCGCTTGGGTCCCCAAACCGAAACAGTACGCTGCCATCAGAATGTTCTGCCAACAACAAAACATCAAAACCCCACCAAATTGGTAAAAGAATAAACTTCATCATATAAGAGGAAAAAAAGGCAATTTAAAAGAACTTATCTTCGTATGTACAAAAATAAAAGGGGAAAAAGATGAAACATACCATGAGTGGAGAGGACATCAAGATTTGAAGAAGTGGGTGTGGAACAGAATGCAATATGAAGtgattttgttcttcttcttcttcttgttctaaCAAGACTTGGGTTGTGAAGGGAAACAAGTGGGAGTAAGAGGAAGGGCTTTTGGGCAGAAGAATAGGTGGCAAAGAATTGGGAACCTGTTATAGAACGAGTGTCAAAGAACTTGCATAGAGGATCAGCCATAACTATGACAACAAATGCTAGTACAATTACTATGATTGTTTAGTGGAAGATGAGTTGTTTTTTGTGGATAGAGTTTGATGTCTTTTCTTTTCTTGGGACTGATGATGATCGTTATTTTCTGTTTCTGGTTTTACCCGGGAAAGGGCCTTTGGCTACCTGGAAACTGTCAAAGAGCACCCCTGATTCTCAATTGCTATATGGGCCGCAAACCCAAATGAGATCTTTGCTATTGCTTTGTGTAAAATGgtaccatctctttcttttcttccaTTTTTGGTATAATCAATCTTTATAGAATTTACGAAGTGTATTTTAATAAGGATTTTTTACACTTTTCGATCACTTTTACCTGTTGTACGTATTTACCTTAATTTCAAAATTACAAATCTCACTTTTTCTAAAGAACTATATGTAGATATCAGCGCATATAAGTTGAGCTCTATTTTGGGTGGATCTGCATTTGATGTTATGCACTTAAATATTGTTCACGGGCGTTCTtttgaaaatataaatattaagtCAAATCCAACTAACAAATCCAACTAACTTGGGATTGAAGTGTTGCAGTTATTGCTAAACATTAGAAAAGGGAATATACAAATGGAAGTGAGGAGTGCACAACCACATCCTTTTCTCTCTTAGAATTTCTAGCACTTACTGGATTATCCCCAAGACTTTCTACATAGTAAGTTCATGGGTTGCAAATTGCAAGTGTCATCATGAGTAATGTTACTAAGTGTAGAGATACTAATTATGAAAACTATGGCTTTTACCATAAGCAACCGCACGTCAGCTTCAAAGAACTTCGTAGAAGCTGAGATGCTCAATATCTTATAATCAACACAACCTTTTAACGGCatttgttgcaaaaaaaaaaaaaaaaaagataattacAGACCATGTAGAGACATACACTGCGGGAACAACAACTAAGACAGAATCAAAACTAAAGGAGAAGGAAGTGTCCACGTGGATGGTACAAATCAGGGACATAGAGATGTAAGTCAAGACCTCATTGGTCCGAAATCTATCCACCAGATACCTCAGATTTCATTTATCCTACTTGGCTCCTTCCAACGTCCCCTATTGATCTCATACCCTTATAACCAGGAATCTCATTACTTCATTCAGAAAAAACAGAACCATCTACAAATTTGCTTTGCAACTTAGAACTATCAGTCTATTCTACACATACAAAATA
The sequence above is a segment of the Lycium barbarum isolate Lr01 chromosome 6, ASM1917538v2, whole genome shotgun sequence genome. Coding sequences within it:
- the LOC132598770 gene encoding probable protein phosphatase 2C 71 isoform X1, which produces MADPLCKFFDTRSITGSQFFATYSSAQKPFLLLPLVSLHNPSLVRTRRRRRTKSLHIAFCSTPTSSNLDVLSTHEHSDGSVLFRFGDPSEVAKEDELEETILGVEEVERDNEGKFSVVKVFDGDNESEVIVQEVDREAKGQAVSVASESVVTNSKSNDCVERETGLSENFLEDSKDYIASISSVGIQDESENEVKIENAEHVEEILERKDDSEASVPPPENSIPSLEVEEEVKGQSSDESFEELDDDRTPLLSSPASMSEYSDSVNTTEVEESELEDGSSQLIENGGDKECPDYSTHLMENGEISTVIEAADDDMEIVQQTEQISENIDPVMEEPVESAPGENNVGNTETVVDEISPENADIKHLSMDAEDQCTEVLNFENDDKTELSNLSVETENQAAQDSTLKDSAETNVIEAMSVSPELEAEPILVEEVDQNLISESNENESPLPPDGSLPSLSLEAEREEDVANSEIMEVSGHEVIEDKSSEVLGNSKEATPSAAELILFSGTTLLQYPSKALTGGHEAYFVASGKWLGVADGVGSWSLEGSDPGVYAQELMQNSEFIVSQCDEDLINDPKQVLNLSVTATDSPGSSTVLIARFDGKALHVANIGDSGFIVLRNGSVYRKSSPMLHEFNLPIQIEKGDDPSPLLEEYKIELDEGDIIVTATDALFDNLYDQEIVSIVSRSLKADKSLQEIAEILATRVLEVGSSASGRSPFADAAQAAGYVGYTGGKRDDVVVIVSVVTKGNHVK
- the LOC132598770 gene encoding probable protein phosphatase 2C 62 isoform X2, which produces MADPLCKFFDTRSITGSQFFATYSSAQKPFLLLPLVSLHNPSLVRTRRRRRTKSLHIAFCSTPTSSNLDVLSTHEHSDGSVLFRFGDPSEVAKEDELEETILGVEEVERDNEGKFSVVKVFDGDNESEVIVQEVDREAKGQAVSVASESVVTNSKSNDCVERETGLSENFLEDSKDYIASISSVGIQDESENEVKIENAEHVEEILERKDDSEASVPPPENSIPSLEVEEEVKGQSSDESFEELDDDRTPLLSSPASMSEYSDSVNTTEVEESELEDGSSQLIENGGDKECPDYSTHLMENGEISTVIEAADDDMEIVQQTEQISENIDPVMEEPVESAPGENNVGNTETVVDEISPENADIKHLSMDAEDQCTEVLNFENDDKTELSNLSVETENQAAQDSTLKDSAETNVIEAMSVSPELEAEPILVEEVDQNLISESNENESPLPPDGSLPSLSLEAEREEDVANSEIMEVSGHEVIEDKSSEVLGNSKEATPSAAELILFSGTTLLQYPSKALTGGHEAYFVASGKWLGVADGVGSWSLEGSDPGVYAQELMQNSEFIVSQCDEDLINDPKQVLNLSVTATDSPGSSTVLIARFDGKALHVANIGDSGFIVLRNGSVYRKSSPMLHEFNLPIQIEKGIQDRVR